The genomic segment GGTTGTCCGACCGTGCGGATCTGATCAGTATCGCCTGCGTGGCGGTGGTGCTGGCCATCGGCTGCCTCCGGCTCTCGGGTCTACTCGTACATGCGGATCGAGGCGGGGTCGATGCCGTCGCCCTCGGTGAAGGTCGCCTTGTTGCCGAACGTTGTCAGGACGTTGTTGGCGTAGGGGACCACGGACAACGAGGAGAACAGCGCCTGCTCGGCGGCACCCCACTCTTCGCATCCGTCGGTGCCCGGCTTCGAGGATGCCGATGTGACGGCCGCCGAGTACTCGTCGTTGACGATCGAGGCGAAGTTCGTTCCCTCGGGTGGGGTCGGGCCGGAATAGAACGGCACGAGCATGCTGGGCAGTGAGACGCCGAGCGGCACGGCGGAGACATCCCAGTCACCCGTCGCGAAAAGCGTCTCGCTCACCGAGGGGCCGTCGAGGGTCTTGATGGTCACGGCGACGCCGAGCGTCTTCCATGATGCCTGCATCAGCTCCGCGGCGGCGCTGCCTCCGTTGCCGAGGGTGGTCGGAGTCACCAGAGTGATCTCCATGGCGACGCCGTCCTTCTCCCGGATCCCGTCGGAGCCGACCTCCCAGCCGGCGTCGTCCAGGCTCGCCGCGGCCGTCTTCTCGTCGAACTCCGGCAGGAGGCCGTCGACGACGTCAGCCTGACAGGGGTTCGGGGCGATCGTCACGAGGCTCTTCGCCTCGGTGCCTTCACCTCCGGTGAGCACCTGACGGAGCTGACCGAGGTCGAGGGCTTGCACAAGCGCCTCCCGGACCGCCTGGTCGGCGCCCGGGCGTCCCTCTGCCTGGTTGAAGAACAGCTGCCCGGCGGCGAGCGGCAGCTCGGAGACGAAGAGGCCGGCGTCGCGGAGCCGCTGCCGGTCGGGTCCGAGGACGAGTGCGGCGTTGACCTCGCCGGACACCACGAGGTTCGCGGCGGTGGTCTCGTTCGGGATCACGCGGTAGATCACGGTCTCGGGAAGGCCCGGCTGCTTCGGGTCCCAGTCACCGGGCCCCCAGGTGAAGTCGTCGCGACGGGTGAGCGTGTACTGGCTGTTCGGGATGCTCTCGGACAGGGTGAACATCCCCGTCGCGCCCTCGCCGGCGGCGCGGGCGTCCGCGTCGTCCACGACGGTGCCGCAGACGATCGAGATGCTGCCGATGTTCTGCAGCAGGAATGCGTCGGGCCGCCCACTCGTCACCGTGACGGTGCCCGCCGCGTCGTCGCCGACCGCCTTCGTCCCCGGCTGCACCTGGAGGCCGGCCAGGGGAGACCCGTTCGCCGGATCGCCGATGTAGTCGATGTTGCGCGCGACATCGGTCGCCGTGAGAGGCGTGCCGTCTTCGCAGGTGATGCCGTCGCGCAATGTGAAGACGGCGCCCTCGGTGTCGGCCTCCCACTCCGCTGCGAGTCCCGGGAGCACGTCGCCGTCGTTCTGCACCTCGACGAGACGCGAGTACAGGTAGCGGTCGATCTGCCTCGCTGCACCCATGGTCGTGGTGAACGGATCGAGGGTGCCCGGGTCTGTGGCCATCACCGCGGTGAACGTCTTGCCGTCGGCGAGCACCCCGTCGGTGCTGTCACCTCCACCGGGAGGGGCGCCGGCGGCGCAGGATGTCAGGGCGAGGGCCGTCACGCCGATCAGCGCGATCAGCGGGGTACGAGAACGCATCAGAAGCCTCCAGCAGTGTTCGGGATGGTGCAGGTGGATGGTGCAGGTGGATGGTGCAAGGTGGGGGTCGGTGTGGGTCAGAGTGCGCGCAGGTGCTCGATGGCCGCGAAGCCTGCGAGGCCGATCGACGCATCCACGCGTGGCTGCCGCTCGGCGAGCGACGCGGCGCGCGTGAACACGGCCACCGCGTACTGGCGGCCGTCGGGATAGGTCACGACTCCGGCTTCGTTGCGCCAGGTGGGCAGCGTTCCGGTCTTCGCCGCGATGCGCACATCGGACGGGAAGCCCGAACTCAGCCGGTGCGGCCAGATCTGCTGCGCCATGATGTCGCGGGCCTGACGGCAGGCTTCGGCCGACGCCGCGGTGTCGGTCCAGAGTGCGTTGAGCAGCGTCGTGAGGTCGCGCGGAGTGGAGTGCGAGGTGCGCAGGGGGTGCACCGCGTCCAGCGCGAGGATCTGCTCCGCGGTCGCGCCCTCGAACAGCACATCCAGGTCGCTGTCGGCATCGCCGTCCAGATCGGCGATCACCGAGGCGAACAGGTCTTCGCAGCATCCCACGAGGCGTGTGTGCCGCAGCCCCAGATCGGCGATGACCCGGTCGACCGCTGCCGCACCGAGACGGTGATACACGACGTCGGTGGCAGCGTTGTCGCTCATGGTCATCATGTTCTGTGCGAGATCGCGCCAGCTGGCTTCGACGTCGTCCGAGAATCCGGCTGTGCCCACTCCGCCGATGCGGTAGCGCGCCGTCACGGTCGTGCGCTCCTTCGGATCGAGTTCGCCGGCGGCGACCGCTCGGACGTAGGCCGTGAGCACGAGGATCTTGAAGACCGACGCGAGTACGACGGGCTCGTCGGCGCCGACGTTCACCTCCTGACCGCCCTCGACGCCAATCTCGCGTGCATGCAGGAAGCCCGCTGCACCCGCATCCGCGAAGATCTCCGCGATCTCCGAGTCGGTATCCGTCTCGACGACCGTCACGGCGGTCATGCGCCGACCCGGCGGTCAGCGCGTCCTGTGTGCAGGTACAGAGCGCGGCCGCTGCCGTCATCGCCGACGAACGCGTGCGGCATGTGCATGCCGTGCTGCTTCTCGCGGGGGAGGAGGGTGTCGGCGGTCCAGCCGACGAGCTCGACGGGCTCGGGGGCCGGGCCGAGCTCGGCGAAGATGCCCTTCATGGTGCGCTCGAGCCAGATGCGGCCGTCGTCGTCGACCCGCACGGTCGAATCCGAGACCGATGACGAGTAGGTTCCGAGGATCCGTTCGACGTCGACCGCGACCGGAGTCTCCGGGATCGAGGGGAGCGCGGGCATGGTGACGCCGGCGAGGGCGGCGAGGACCTTCGAGGTGATCGCGTGGTAAGCGTCGACGGTCCGCCCGCCGTTCGTGAGGACCGCCACCGCGACTCCCGCGGAGGGGACCATCCGCAGGAAGGCGTTCTGGCCGATCGTGCCTCCGTCGTGGCCGATCACGGGCCCGCCGTTCCAGTCGAAGATCTCCCAGCCGAGGCCCCACGCGTCGCCCATGACACCGAGCTCGGGAAGGTCGACCTGTCGCTCCTGCATCGCCAGGACGCTCTTCTCGGAGAGCACGCGGGTCCCGTCAGCGGCGACGCCGCCGTCCAGGTGCATGCGGGCGTAGCTCACGAGGTCGCGCGCCGTCATCGCGAGCATCGAACCGGCGGGGGCGTTCGAGCGCACGAGGCTCCACACGGGTGCAGGAACCGGCTCATCGCTGCCCTCGGCTGGTATGTGCCCGAGCGCGGCGCGGAACATGATCGCCTCGGCGGCCGTCGTGGCCACGTGGGTGAGTCCCAGCGGAGCGGCGAGGTGCGTTCGCAGCGCCTGGTCGTACGACGTGCCGCGCAGCACCTCGATGATGCGACCGAGTACGACGAATGCGGCGTTGTTGTACGAGAAGCGCTCGCCGGGGGCGAAGAGCTGCGGTGCGTCGGCGATCGTGGCGAGGTACTTCTCTACCGCGTCGTCGCCGACCCCGGTGTCGTTGAACAGGTCGCCCTCGAAGCCGCTCACGTGGCTCAGCAGCTGCCGAGCGGTGATCGCGGTCGCCGCGGCGTCGTCGCCGATCGCGAACGCGGGAACGCTGTCGCGGACGGGGGCGTCGATGTCGAGCAGTCCCTCGTCGACGAGCTGCATGATGAGCGTCGCGGTCCAGGTCTTGGTGATCGACCCGATCTGGAAGAGCGAGTCCTCGTCGGCCTCGACGCCGGTGTTGCGGTTCAAGATGCCTGCGGCGGTGGTGAAGATCTCGCCATCTGCCAGGATCGCGACGGATGCCGCGGGGATGTGCGCGTCGGCGAGCATCGCGGGAAGATTCTCTCGAACCCAGCTGCCGATTTCATTCAGGTCGGACACGTGCGCTCCTCTTGGTCGATTGGGCCGTCGTCGTGGAGGCGACGGCGATGGGGCCGAGACTATTCGCGTGCTCCGTCGCCTCGTTGGTGCCCGGCGACGAGACTTGCGCAGACCTTGGTGCGTTCGGACGAAGGTCCGCAGGTCAGCGCCGACGGACCGCGCGCAGACCCAGGTGCAGCAGTTCCGGGCCGCCTTCCGAGGGGTCGAGCGTGCGGCCGACGGCCTGATCGTCGTCGGTGATGAGTGCGCCGTCGGCGCGCACCCGAAGCCGCATCGGCGGACGGGGAGGGATGCCGAGCGCGATGATGTGCGGCGAGAACACCATCGCGAACTCGAGCGCGTCGCCGACTCTGGTCACGTCGTAGTGCCACTGACCGGCGTCGTAGGTGCCGGTCAGCTCGTCGAGCATGTCGGGCGACCGCAGCTCCATCCCGGCTGATGTCGTCGAGACGCCCCGCAGGTGCTCGAAGCACCAGTCGACGATCCGCGAGCCCAGGGCCTTTCCGCCGCCGCTGTTGGTGAGCACCGTGATGGCGAGGTCGTGGTCCGGCGCGAACAGGAACTCGCTGATCTGGATGTCGGCGATGTTGCCGCCGTGCATGACGACTCGGGCTTCGCCGCGATGCGTGAGCAGCCAGGGGTAGCCGATGGCTTCGACGGGCGGTCCGGCGCTCAGCTGCGGCTGCTGCATGCGCAGGCGCGTGGCCTCGCCGACGAGAGCGCTGCCCCCGGTCTCGCCGCGCAGGTGGAAGCGCGCGTAGCGGAGCTGGTCGCCCACGGAGGAGACGATCCCGCCTTCGGCGTTCATGTCGCGGGTGATCCCCCAGAGGGGGAAGGGGACGATCGTCCCGTCCGCACCGGGCACATGCCCGACGGCGTGCGGGCGGGTGATCACGTCCCACGGGAAGAAGAAGGTCTCGGTCATGCCCAGCGGGTCGAGCACGATGCGCTGCACCGCCTGCTCGAAGGTCTCGCCGGTCACGACCTCGATGACGCGCCCGAGCAGACGCATCCCGGCGTTGCTGTACGAGGCGATGGTGCCGGGGGCGAAGAACTGGGGGAGGGATCCGTAGGTCGCGATGTTCCGCGCGAGCGCGTCGTCGCCCCACCCCGGCAGCTCGTCCGCATCGCCGAGGAAGCCGCCGGAGTGCGTGAGGAGGTGCCGGATGCGCAGGCTCTGCACCGCGGTCTCGTCCGCGAGACGCAGGTCCGGGAGCACGTCGATCACCCGGGTGTCGAGCTCGAGCAGCCCGTTCTCGATCAGGTGCATCGCGACCGTCCCGGTGAACGTCTTCGAGGTCGATCCGATCTGGAAGAGCGTGTCCTCCGTCACCGGGGCGCCGGTGTCGGCGGCGGCGACGCCGGTCGTCAGCACATGCTCCTGATCGCCGTCGATGATTCCGATCACGGCGCCGGGAACGCCGAGTTCGCGGGCGCTCTCGTCGAGCAGGGCCTGCAGGTCGCCGTTCATCATGCTTCTCCTCTCACTGCCCGTCCGGGATATGCCGCGGTCAGCATATGTCCGTCGCGGATCACGGCGTTCCCGTGCACCAGGAGGTGCCGGACGCCCTGGGACGGACGCGTCGGGTCGAGATAGGTGGCGCGGTCGGTGACCGTGACGGGGTCGATCACGACGACGTCGGCATCGGCGCCGGCGCCCAGATGCCCCTTGCGACGCATCGCGGGCGACGTCTCGTCGAGCACGCGAGCGGGGAGGTGGGCGCAGCGGCGGAAGGCTTCGAGCCAGGTCCACGCGCCGGACTCGCGCACCATCAGCCGGAGAGACTTCGTGAACGTGCCGGCCGTGCGCGGATGCGTCTGGCCGCCGGGAGGCAACGGCCATTCCCGCTGCTCGTGCGCGGCGGGCGCGCCGTCACGCGCGGGCCAGAACACCGGCATCGCGTCGCTGGCCACGATCGAATCGGGGAAGGCGAGCGACCGATGCAGGTGGGCGCGGTCGACGGGGTCGTCCTCGTCGAGGAAGGTGACGATGCAGGGGGCCGCCGGGTCGGTCGCGCGGACCTCGCGGAGTCGCCGCTCGTCGGCGATGCGCTCGCCGGTCTCGACGAGCACGAGCGCAGAAGGAGTGATCCCGAGACCGGGGAGCTTCTCCGGAGCCAGGAAGAAGGCACCGATCGCTGTGCTCCCCGCGCCGTACGGATACGCCTCGACGGTGACCCGGGACCCCGCGGATCTGGTCGACTCGAACTGTCCCAGCACGCGGTCGATGTGGCGCAGCGAGGTGCTGTTCACATGGCAGTGATGCATGGCGGCGCCGGTCTCGGCGGCGGCGCGAAGGAGCTCCTGCGTGCCGTCGATCGGAGTCTCGGGGTCCGCTTCGATCAGCTCGCGGACGTGGGTGAAGGTCGGGGCACCGACGGCGGCGGCGAGGCGGGCGACATCCAGATACTCGTCGGGGTCGGTCCGCGGGGCGTACCCCATGAGCACGCCGATGCCGAGTGCGCCGCGCGTCAGCTCGTCCTCGAGCAGGGCCAGCCATCGGCGGCGCTCGGTCGGGCTCGACGTGCGCTGCCACTCCTTGTCGCCGAGGAGCTCCATCGAGGCGTGGATGTCCGGCTCGGGAAGCCGGTCGAGGTGCGCGAAGGCGCGGGCCTGCACCCAGGATGCCGAGAAGCCGTAGTTGAGAGGGCGCCCCTCGGCTTCGGCCCGAGCGATCGCCTCGTCGATCGGCATGAGACCGGCTTCCAGATCGAGGGCTGTCGTGACGCCGTCCATCGCCTGCAGGCGCTGACCCGCGATCGAGTGCACGTGGCTGTGCAGATCGACGAAGCCCGGCCCGACGATCAGTCCCTCGACGTCGATCACGGCGGCATCCGCCGGTGCGACGAGGTCGGTGCCGACCGCCGCCACCCGCCCGTCCGAGATCAGCAGGTCGGCGATCCGATCGGTGTCGGTGCCAGGGTCGATGACGCGTCCGCCGCGCAACAGAGTGTCCACACGATCACCGTTCCACGCCGGAGCGGATCCATCCGGTGCGCGCACACGAAACCCGCCCGCGATTCCGGTGCGATCCGACAACGCAGGACGGGCTTCGACGATCTCTGGCGGTCCCTCGCGACCGGCGGAGATGCACTCCGCCGGTTCGACAGACATAATGAGGTGACGATGTGACCGTGCACATGCAAGGAGGCCTGCGATGTCCACCGCCTCCGAGCGTGCCCGGATGCCGAGCATCCGCGACGTCGCGCGTCTGGCGGGCGTCTCGCACCAGACCGTCTCCCGGGTGCTGAACGATCACCCGAGCATCCGCCCGGAGACGAAGGCCAAGGTCCTCGACGCGATCTCCGTGCTCGACTACCGCCCCAATCTCGCCGCGCGCGCGCTCGTGACCAGCAAGTCGAACATGCTGGGAGTCCTCTCCGCGACCATCGGGGAGTTCGGTCCGACCTCGTCGATCGCGAGCATCGAGGATGCCGCGCGCGAGGAGGGCTACTCCGTCTCGACGCTGAACCTCGCGGACACGACGCCCGAGGCGATCGGCACCGCGGTGCGCCAGCTGGCGCGTGAGCAGGTCGACGGGATCGTCGTCCTGGCCCCGCAGGTGCGTGTCTTCCACGTCCTGCGCGGGATGTCGTCGGACATCCCCTTCGTCAATCTGCAGACGGCATCCGGCTCCGACGGCGTGAGCCTCTCCGCCGATCAGGTGGCGGGTGCGCGCGCTGCGACGGAGCACCTGATCGCCCTCGGCCACAGCGACATCCTGCACCTGGCTGGCCCGCAGGACTGGATCGAGGCGGAGTCGCGCATGCGCGGATACCTCGACGGGCTGCGGGAGGCCGATCTGCCCACGTTCCCGCCGATCCGGGGCGACTGGACGGCGGACTTCGGCTACTTCGCGGGGCAGGAGCTGTCACGTCGCCGCGACTTCACGGCGGTGTTCGCCGCCAACGACCTGATGGCGATCGGTCTCATGCACGGATTCCGCGACGCCGGGGTCCGCGTTCCGCACGATGTCAGCGTGATCGGCTTCGACGACATCCCGGTCGCGGCGCACGTCGCGCCCACGCTGAGCACGGTGCATCAGGACTTCCCCGAGCTCGGGCGCAGGGCCGTCCGGATCCTTCTGGCGCAGATCCGCGGCGAGCAGGTGCCGGAGTTCGGCCCGCTGAAGACGCTGCTGCGGGCCCGCGAGTCGGCTGCATCACGGTAGCGACACGAAATCTGCGCGCGGACTTGACAGCGGTCCCTCGTGCGGGGACGATGTAATCCAATGTGAACGGTCACATCGAAGGTGACCGCACGTCTGCAAGGAAAAGATACGTGAGCACCACAGCAACGTTGCCGACAGTGTCAGGCCCCATCCTCGAGATGCGCAGCATCACGAAGGAGTTCCCGGGGGTCAAGGCACTCGCCGACGTATCCATCACCGTTCGCGCCGCCGAGATCCACGCGATCTGCGGCGAGAACGGCGCCGGGAAGTCCACCCTCATGAAGGTGCTGTCGGGGGTCTACCCCTACGGCACATACGAGGGCGAGATCCTGCTCTACGGCGAGGAGCAGCGCTTCAAGGACATCGTCGCGAGCGAGCAGGCCGGCATCGCGATCATCCACCAGGAGCTCGCGCTGATCCCGGAGCTCTCGATCACCGAGAACATCTTCCTCGGCAACGAGATCAA from the Microbacterium luteolum genome contains:
- a CDS encoding serine hydrolase, yielding MTAVTVVETDTDSEIAEIFADAGAAGFLHAREIGVEGGQEVNVGADEPVVLASVFKILVLTAYVRAVAAGELDPKERTTVTARYRIGGVGTAGFSDDVEASWRDLAQNMMTMSDNAATDVVYHRLGAAAVDRVIADLGLRHTRLVGCCEDLFASVIADLDGDADSDLDVLFEGATAEQILALDAVHPLRTSHSTPRDLTTLLNALWTDTAASAEACRQARDIMAQQIWPHRLSSGFPSDVRIAAKTGTLPTWRNEAGVVTYPDGRQYAVAVFTRAASLAERQPRVDASIGLAGFAAIEHLRAL
- a CDS encoding serine hydrolase domain-containing protein → MMNGDLQALLDESARELGVPGAVIGIIDGDQEHVLTTGVAAADTGAPVTEDTLFQIGSTSKTFTGTVAMHLIENGLLELDTRVIDVLPDLRLADETAVQSLRIRHLLTHSGGFLGDADELPGWGDDALARNIATYGSLPQFFAPGTIASYSNAGMRLLGRVIEVVTGETFEQAVQRIVLDPLGMTETFFFPWDVITRPHAVGHVPGADGTIVPFPLWGITRDMNAEGGIVSSVGDQLRYARFHLRGETGGSALVGEATRLRMQQPQLSAGPPVEAIGYPWLLTHRGEARVVMHGGNIADIQISEFLFAPDHDLAITVLTNSGGGKALGSRIVDWCFEHLRGVSTTSAGMELRSPDMLDELTGTYDAGQWHYDVTRVGDALEFAMVFSPHIIALGIPPRPPMRLRVRADGALITDDDQAVGRTLDPSEGGPELLHLGLRAVRRR
- a CDS encoding serine hydrolase domain-containing protein, whose product is MSDLNEIGSWVRENLPAMLADAHIPAASVAILADGEIFTTAAGILNRNTGVEADEDSLFQIGSITKTWTATLIMQLVDEGLLDIDAPVRDSVPAFAIGDDAAATAITARQLLSHVSGFEGDLFNDTGVGDDAVEKYLATIADAPQLFAPGERFSYNNAAFVVLGRIIEVLRGTSYDQALRTHLAAPLGLTHVATTAAEAIMFRAALGHIPAEGSDEPVPAPVWSLVRSNAPAGSMLAMTARDLVSYARMHLDGGVAADGTRVLSEKSVLAMQERQVDLPELGVMGDAWGLGWEIFDWNGGPVIGHDGGTIGQNAFLRMVPSAGVAVAVLTNGGRTVDAYHAITSKVLAALAGVTMPALPSIPETPVAVDVERILGTYSSSVSDSTVRVDDDGRIWLERTMKGIFAELGPAPEPVELVGWTADTLLPREKQHGMHMPHAFVGDDGSGRALYLHTGRADRRVGA
- a CDS encoding LacI family DNA-binding transcriptional regulator: MSTASERARMPSIRDVARLAGVSHQTVSRVLNDHPSIRPETKAKVLDAISVLDYRPNLAARALVTSKSNMLGVLSATIGEFGPTSSIASIEDAAREEGYSVSTLNLADTTPEAIGTAVRQLAREQVDGIVVLAPQVRVFHVLRGMSSDIPFVNLQTASGSDGVSLSADQVAGARAATEHLIALGHSDILHLAGPQDWIEAESRMRGYLDGLREADLPTFPPIRGDWTADFGYFAGQELSRRRDFTAVFAANDLMAIGLMHGFRDAGVRVPHDVSVIGFDDIPVAAHVAPTLSTVHQDFPELGRRAVRILLAQIRGEQVPEFGPLKTLLRARESAASR
- a CDS encoding ABC transporter substrate-binding protein, producing the protein MRSRTPLIALIGVTALALTSCAAGAPPGGGDSTDGVLADGKTFTAVMATDPGTLDPFTTTMGAARQIDRYLYSRLVEVQNDGDVLPGLAAEWEADTEGAVFTLRDGITCEDGTPLTATDVARNIDYIGDPANGSPLAGLQVQPGTKAVGDDAAGTVTVTSGRPDAFLLQNIGSISIVCGTVVDDADARAAGEGATGMFTLSESIPNSQYTLTRRDDFTWGPGDWDPKQPGLPETVIYRVIPNETTAANLVVSGEVNAALVLGPDRQRLRDAGLFVSELPLAAGQLFFNQAEGRPGADQAVREALVQALDLGQLRQVLTGGEGTEAKSLVTIAPNPCQADVVDGLLPEFDEKTAAASLDDAGWEVGSDGIREKDGVAMEITLVTPTTLGNGGSAAAELMQASWKTLGVAVTIKTLDGPSVSETLFATGDWDVSAVPLGVSLPSMLVPFYSGPTPPEGTNFASIVNDEYSAAVTSASSKPGTDGCEEWGAAEQALFSSLSVVPYANNVLTTFGNKATFTEGDGIDPASIRMYE
- a CDS encoding amidohydrolase family protein — encoded protein: MDTLLRGGRVIDPGTDTDRIADLLISDGRVAAVGTDLVAPADAAVIDVEGLIVGPGFVDLHSHVHSIAGQRLQAMDGVTTALDLEAGLMPIDEAIARAEAEGRPLNYGFSASWVQARAFAHLDRLPEPDIHASMELLGDKEWQRTSSPTERRRWLALLEDELTRGALGIGVLMGYAPRTDPDEYLDVARLAAAVGAPTFTHVRELIEADPETPIDGTQELLRAAAETGAAMHHCHVNSTSLRHIDRVLGQFESTRSAGSRVTVEAYPYGAGSTAIGAFFLAPEKLPGLGITPSALVLVETGERIADERRLREVRATDPAAPCIVTFLDEDDPVDRAHLHRSLAFPDSIVASDAMPVFWPARDGAPAAHEQREWPLPPGGQTHPRTAGTFTKSLRLMVRESGAWTWLEAFRRCAHLPARVLDETSPAMRRKGHLGAGADADVVVIDPVTVTDRATYLDPTRPSQGVRHLLVHGNAVIRDGHMLTAAYPGRAVRGEA